The proteins below are encoded in one region of Neofelis nebulosa isolate mNeoNeb1 chromosome 17, mNeoNeb1.pri, whole genome shotgun sequence:
- the RFPL4A gene encoding ret finger protein-like 4A isoform X1 translates to MLKYFHAEGRMGHHVPTGAMAEHFKEVSRCLVCLAYLETPMYLKCGYVCCLRCLDSLQREPDGAGLLCPSCSVVSQKEDIRPGSQLGRLVAKIKELEPQLRAVLRMNPKIRKFQVDVTLDVDTANGYLVISEDLKSVHCGCSRQNRTPRAERFDYALCVLGSPGFSSGRHYWEVDVGTSKEWDVGVCRDSAHRQGPVLLSSEFGFWTVGLRTDLFQAGTMPVTVLSVSPRLHRVGVFLDMNFGTVSFYHVSDGSHIFTFTEIPAAETLRPFFAPGNPTTDGQEVLRICSVRSPGVAGNPTGSGQSK, encoded by the exons ATGCTGAAGTATTTCCACGCTGAAGGAAGAATGGGACATCATGTACCT ACAGGGGCCATGGCCGAACACTTTAAAGAAGTAAGCAGGTGTCTCGTGTGCCTGGCTTACCTCGAAACGCCCATGTACCTGAAATGTGGCTACGTCTGCTGCCTGCGGTGCCTGGATTCGCTGCAGAGGGAGCCCGACGGGGCGGGCCTACTGTGCCCCTCCTGCTCCGTGGTCTCTCAGAAGGAGGACATCAGGCCCGGAAGCCAGCTTGGGAGGCTGGTTGCAAAGATCAAGGAGTTAGAGCCCCAGCTGCGAGCTGTTCTACGGATGAACCCAAAGATACGCAAGTTCCAAG tgGACGTGACCTTGGACGTTGACACGGCCAACGGCTACCTCGTCATTTCTGAGGACCTGAAGAGTGTCCACTGTGGGTGTTCCAGACAGAACCGGACGCCCCGGGCCGAGAGATTCGACTATGCCCTCTGTGTGCTGGGCTCCCCTGGGTTCTCCTCTGGCCGCCACTACTGGGAGGTGGACGTGGGGACCAGCAAGGAATGGGATGTGGGTGTTTGCAGAGACTCTGCTCATCGGCAAGGGCCGGTTCTGCTGTCCTCAGAGTTTGGCTTCTGGACGGTGGGTCTGAGGACAGATCTCTTCCAAGCCGGCACCATGCCTGTGACTGTTCTCTCGGTGAGCCCCCGGTTACACCGCGTAGGGGTCTTCCTGGATATGAATTTTGGCACCGTTTCCTTTTACCACGTTAGCGACGGATCCCACATTTTCACATTCACTGAAATTCCTGCCGCGGAGACGCTGCGTCCGTTTTTTGCTCCTGGGAATCCGACCACGGACGGTCAAGAAGTCCTGAGAATCTGTTCTGTGAGGAGCCCAGGCGTTGCCGGCAACCCCACGGGTTCTGGGCAGAGCAAATGA
- the RFPL4A gene encoding ret finger protein-like 4A isoform X2 gives MAEHFKEVSRCLVCLAYLETPMYLKCGYVCCLRCLDSLQREPDGAGLLCPSCSVVSQKEDIRPGSQLGRLVAKIKELEPQLRAVLRMNPKIRKFQVDVTLDVDTANGYLVISEDLKSVHCGCSRQNRTPRAERFDYALCVLGSPGFSSGRHYWEVDVGTSKEWDVGVCRDSAHRQGPVLLSSEFGFWTVGLRTDLFQAGTMPVTVLSVSPRLHRVGVFLDMNFGTVSFYHVSDGSHIFTFTEIPAAETLRPFFAPGNPTTDGQEVLRICSVRSPGVAGNPTGSGQSK, from the exons ATGGCCGAACACTTTAAAGAAGTAAGCAGGTGTCTCGTGTGCCTGGCTTACCTCGAAACGCCCATGTACCTGAAATGTGGCTACGTCTGCTGCCTGCGGTGCCTGGATTCGCTGCAGAGGGAGCCCGACGGGGCGGGCCTACTGTGCCCCTCCTGCTCCGTGGTCTCTCAGAAGGAGGACATCAGGCCCGGAAGCCAGCTTGGGAGGCTGGTTGCAAAGATCAAGGAGTTAGAGCCCCAGCTGCGAGCTGTTCTACGGATGAACCCAAAGATACGCAAGTTCCAAG tgGACGTGACCTTGGACGTTGACACGGCCAACGGCTACCTCGTCATTTCTGAGGACCTGAAGAGTGTCCACTGTGGGTGTTCCAGACAGAACCGGACGCCCCGGGCCGAGAGATTCGACTATGCCCTCTGTGTGCTGGGCTCCCCTGGGTTCTCCTCTGGCCGCCACTACTGGGAGGTGGACGTGGGGACCAGCAAGGAATGGGATGTGGGTGTTTGCAGAGACTCTGCTCATCGGCAAGGGCCGGTTCTGCTGTCCTCAGAGTTTGGCTTCTGGACGGTGGGTCTGAGGACAGATCTCTTCCAAGCCGGCACCATGCCTGTGACTGTTCTCTCGGTGAGCCCCCGGTTACACCGCGTAGGGGTCTTCCTGGATATGAATTTTGGCACCGTTTCCTTTTACCACGTTAGCGACGGATCCCACATTTTCACATTCACTGAAATTCCTGCCGCGGAGACGCTGCGTCCGTTTTTTGCTCCTGGGAATCCGACCACGGACGGTCAAGAAGTCCTGAGAATCTGTTCTGTGAGGAGCCCAGGCGTTGCCGGCAACCCCACGGGTTCTGGGCAGAGCAAATGA